The Silvibacterium dinghuense region GCGCGCCACCTGCCGGATTCGGCCCCGCGGCAGGTCTTCTTTTCCAGCAGCGTGCCGGTTCGCCGCCTGGTTTCTTCTGCCACGCTGCGCATCGATCTCGCCAACCGGCTTACGGTCATCCGCTTCCTCATCCCTCCGCTGCGCGAGCGCCGCGAGGACATTCCGCTGCTGGCCACCGAACTGGCGCAGGGCTTCGGCGCCACGCAGGGACGCATCATTCGCGGCCTGCATCCGCAGACCCTGGCGCGGCTGCTCGCCCATCGCTGGCCGGACAACATCCGTGAGCTTGAAACCGTGATCCATGCCGCCGCGCTCAGCTGCCAGGGGCAGTGGATTCGCCCTATCGACATTCCCCCGCTCGGTCCCGACCCCTTACCCGGCACCGAGTCCGCAACCTCAGCAGCCAATCCCCAGGCCACGCACCGACCCACGGCGGGTGCCGACGAGGACCCGAATCTCGACCACGCCATCCAGCGCCATGTGCATCGGGTGCTGGAGCGCGCAGAGGGCAACAAGCTCCGCGCAGCGCGCATGCTGGGCATCAGCCGCTCCACGCTCTATCGCCTGCTCGACGCCGAAGAAGCAGCACACGAAGAGGCATAAGGGCTCAGGGCTCAGATAAAAATCCCACGTCTCAACGGCGAGACGCGGGGCACCCGGAGTTCTCCCCTCCCGCCCAAGCGGAGCTTGGACGGGGCACCCCGCTTCTTTGCCCATGCAGAGAAAGCAAGCCTCGGATCGCGACCAAAGGGAGCGGGGGCTGAAGGCGGGTCGCCCTGCGCGAAGCAGCCGAAGGCATAAGGCCTGGACGGCCAGTCCCGCGCTGCGCGCAGCAGTACACTGCTTTTAGACTATGAATCGACTGCTTCCCGCCGCCCTCCTCGCCCTGGCCATGCCCGTATCTGCGCAGAGTTTCCCCAAATCCGTGCAGCAGCAG contains the following coding sequences:
- a CDS encoding sigma-54-dependent transcriptional regulator translates to MTTSTDHPEWTLGFLNGRSAVMQRLFSQMRSTATHLRIATLEGESGTGKTAAARTLHALGPAAGHAFLPCPATQFFEQLPAIIREARDGTLLLTHIEALSSPQQMRLIEFLQWLDHQHARHLPDSAPRQVFFSSSVPVRRLVSSATLRIDLANRLTVIRFLIPPLRERREDIPLLATELAQGFGATQGRIIRGLHPQTLARLLAHRWPDNIRELETVIHAAALSCQGQWIRPIDIPPLGPDPLPGTESATSAANPQATHRPTAGADEDPNLDHAIQRHVHRVLERAEGNKLRAARMLGISRSTLYRLLDAEEAAHEEA